The Acidimicrobiales bacterium DNA segment TTGGTGAGTAAGTGACCGGTCCCGGGAATGACGGCCATGGCGGCCACCATCCACCAGTCTCCGTCCGACGGCAGAGCCACGCCACCCTCGACCACCAGCGCGATGGGCAGGAGAACCACCGTGGCCACCACGGTAAGCGACAGCTGATACGTGATGGAATCCATCTCGGCCCGGGCCTGCTTGGAGGCCACGTAGTAGGCGGCAAACAGGACCATGGTCACGAAGGCCATCAGGTCGCCCGACCAGGTCGCCACGCCACTAGCCCCCGAACCAGCCATGGCCACCACTACGCCGACGAAGGCCACGGAGGCACCCACGTAGACCGATCGGTGGGGTCGTTCACCGAACAGTCGATGGCCGACAGCCAACAGGAGGATCGGTTGCAACGAGGCGATGACCACCGCGTTGACAGCGCTGGTCCGACGCATGGACAAGATGAAGAACACGAGGTTCACCGCGAAGATCACACCACCGACCGCGGATCGCTTCAGGTCGATCCATCGGAGCCGGTTGCCCGCCAAGATCAGGACCACGGCGTAGAAAGCCGCGGCGATGCCGAGCCGCCAGAAGACGAAGGCCATCTCCTCCATTTCGACCTTCTTGACGATGCTGGGGCCAAAGGCCATGAAGCCCACGGCCCCAATCGCCGCACCGCGCCCCAGGACTACCCGATCTGACATCCGGTGCACCCTTCCACCTCTGGTCCGACACACCGTCGTCGGGAGCCGAGACCTACCTGGCGGGCCTCGAGGTGAACTGGCTACTACCGGGCCGCAGCCTCGTCCTGGACAGCCTGCAGGGCATCGGTCAGCCCCTCGGTCCAGGTTCGTAGCACGCTCCGGGCACCCCTGGGCTCCGGCGGATCGATCGGCGGTCCGACCACCATCCGCACCCGGGTCGGTCGGGGGAACCGGGCTCCGGCGGGCATGGCCTCCCCCGTCCCGGCGATTCCCACGGGCACCACACGAGACTGTGTCTTGGCCGCCAACCACGCCGTTCCGTCGAACAACTCACCGACGCCGTCACCGTCATGGCGCTTCCCCTCCGGGAAGACCAACAGGACATTGCCCTCGTTCAACAACTCCCGGGCGATCCGCATCGACTCGCGATCCGCGGTGTCACGGTGCACGGGAAAGGCACCCAATGAGGCGATCAC contains these protein-coding regions:
- a CDS encoding lysophospholipid acyltransferase family protein, with translation MDSSERQARARRTSAAWTAPLVYGAIRGLARVLLWPYFRTRSVGREHIPSDGPVILAPVHRSNLDSLMLAPLMRRRLRALAKESLFTFRPLAWVIASLGAFPVHRDTADRESMRIARELLNEGNVLLVFPEGKRHDGDGVGELFDGTAWLAAKTQSRVVPVGIAGTGEAMPAGARFPRPTRVRMVVGPPIDPPEPRGARSVLRTWTEGLTDALQAVQDEAAAR
- a CDS encoding DMT family transporter, which gives rise to MSDRVVLGRGAAIGAVGFMAFGPSIVKKVEMEEMAFVFWRLGIAAAFYAVVLILAGNRLRWIDLKRSAVGGVIFAVNLVFFILSMRRTSAVNAVVIASLQPILLLAVGHRLFGERPHRSVYVGASVAFVGVVVAMAGSGASGVATWSGDLMAFVTMVLFAAYYVASKQARAEMDSITYQLSLTVVATVVLLPIALVVEGGVALPSDGDWWMVAAMAVIPGTGHLLTNFAHGHVTLTQMSLISLLFTAVAPLYAWWLIGERIVGQQGVGMAVVLIALSFVVTRPVEVVARTGD